The following are from one region of the Mycolicibacterium helvum genome:
- a CDS encoding GAP family protein, with product MWGIVLLLGLSVAADPLRIGITVILTSRPRPVLNLVAFWAGAMAAGLAFAIGTFVLLKDVVPQLINRIVAAIGDLTNGNTKIVIGIIALVVAGVGAVRLIRQPALVPKSVGNPSDWAESPAKSTAMSGLAFRARRMLQSGNPWVSFVAGLSQGPAPVEYLAAISVIHASGASISAQLGASIAFTVAMLAIVEMLLISYLVKPTKTQSLVTATYHWLQTYRRHIFVVGAGALGIFLLATG from the coding sequence ATGTGGGGCATCGTGCTGCTGTTGGGCCTCTCTGTGGCAGCGGACCCACTTCGCATCGGCATCACGGTGATACTTACTTCGCGGCCACGGCCCGTCCTCAATCTTGTCGCGTTTTGGGCCGGCGCCATGGCAGCGGGACTTGCTTTTGCCATCGGCACCTTCGTCTTGCTGAAAGACGTCGTGCCCCAACTCATCAACAGGATCGTCGCCGCAATCGGGGATCTGACCAACGGCAACACCAAGATCGTCATTGGAATCATCGCCCTTGTGGTCGCCGGAGTGGGCGCTGTGCGCCTGATACGCCAACCGGCGTTGGTGCCCAAAAGCGTTGGCAATCCATCGGATTGGGCGGAGTCGCCGGCTAAATCGACTGCGATGTCAGGTTTGGCGTTCCGCGCTCGCCGAATGCTGCAAAGCGGCAATCCTTGGGTTTCGTTTGTCGCTGGCCTCTCCCAGGGCCCCGCGCCTGTCGAGTACCTCGCGGCGATCTCCGTCATCCACGCCTCGGGAGCCTCGATCAGCGCCCAGCTTGGCGCTTCGATAGCCTTCACCGTCGCGATGCTGGCGATTGTTGAAATGCTGCTCATCAGCTATCTGGTAAAGCCCACGAAGACGCAATCGCTCGTGACTGCTACCTACCACTGGTTGCAGACTTACCGCCGCCACATCTTCGTTGTTGGCGCCGGGGCGCTGGGGATCTTCCTGCTCGCCACCGGCTGA